Proteins found in one uncultured Desulfuromonas sp. genomic segment:
- a CDS encoding NeuD/PglB/VioB family sugar acetyltransferase, whose translation MKKLVILGGSGIGMIAASIANDLGHYEVLGFLNDFYNTGHLIGKYKKYPVLGATNDLAKLLDDRNVLFFVAYVGLKNEKETFEKVESLEIPQDRFATLIHPTAIIPKGLCSIGNGVLMAPLTQLSPDTTIGDNCILLPNSFVGHDSSLEKFAHIATNSVIGANVRVGRAVHVGSNATIREKVDIGDFSLIGAGSVVLNDVPMNSVVVGNPGSILETREL comes from the coding sequence GTGAAAAAACTAGTGATTTTGGGTGGGAGCGGTATTGGGATGATTGCCGCCTCAATTGCTAATGACTTAGGCCATTATGAGGTTCTTGGCTTTTTGAATGATTTTTACAACACTGGGCATTTAATTGGCAAATATAAAAAATATCCCGTGCTGGGAGCGACGAATGATTTAGCAAAACTGCTTGACGATAGGAATGTTCTTTTTTTTGTCGCTTATGTGGGACTTAAGAACGAAAAAGAAACCTTTGAGAAAGTGGAATCTCTTGAAATACCACAAGATAGATTTGCCACATTGATTCATCCCACGGCTATTATCCCCAAGGGGTTATGCTCGATCGGGAATGGTGTACTGATGGCACCGTTAACACAGCTGTCACCGGACACTACAATTGGTGACAATTGTATTTTGCTGCCGAATTCTTTTGTCGGTCACGATAGTTCTCTCGAAAAATTTGCACATATCGCAACCAATAGCGTGATTGGTGCAAATGTCAGAGTGGGACGAGCTGTGCATGTTGGGAGCAATGCTACAATCAGAGAGAAAGTAGACATAGGAGATTTTTCACTGATTGGCGCAGGTTCTGTCGTTCTGAATGATGTTCCGATGAATTCAGTTGTCGTTGGTAATCCCGGAAGCATTTTGGAAACTAGAGAACTTTAG
- a CDS encoding CoA ester lyase encodes MSASIQYLMRSLMFVPAHNDRLMDSASRSDADVLLLDIEDSVQPTENKMAARENIVRYVEEGRFNNHLIFPRVNDRESGQLLKDLMALTISGVTGFMYPKSYTGQDVYFIDKLLDTIEYEKEIPAGTFKLIPLIETAAAVLNAQAICQASQRVVAIAFGCEDFVTDLQGIHDSEGLSIFSARAMIAMAARASHVVPIDTVHVKVHDLEDLERNLRIARNLGYEGMLVLNPKELPLVHQYFSPTQQEVEEAMEMISMASKAQNEGRGVAVINNKFVGPPMVLAAKKLCRKNDLIKNKNQSCQ; translated from the coding sequence ATGAGTGCTTCCATTCAATATTTAATGCGAAGCCTAATGTTTGTTCCAGCTCACAATGACCGTTTGATGGATAGTGCCAGTAGAAGTGATGCTGATGTACTGCTTTTGGACATTGAAGATTCAGTACAGCCGACAGAGAATAAAATGGCTGCCCGAGAGAATATTGTTCGCTATGTGGAAGAGGGGCGCTTCAATAATCATTTGATTTTTCCTCGAGTGAATGATCGTGAGAGTGGGCAGCTACTGAAGGACCTTATGGCGTTAACCATTTCTGGTGTTACTGGGTTCATGTATCCAAAGTCGTACACAGGGCAGGATGTTTACTTTATCGACAAGCTACTAGACACGATTGAATATGAGAAAGAGATTCCTGCAGGAACTTTTAAGTTAATTCCTCTGATTGAGACAGCTGCCGCTGTTCTTAATGCTCAGGCTATATGCCAAGCTTCGCAGCGGGTCGTTGCTATCGCATTTGGTTGCGAAGACTTTGTGACTGACCTTCAGGGGATTCATGATTCTGAGGGACTGAGTATTTTTTCTGCACGTGCCATGATTGCGATGGCGGCAAGGGCGAGTCATGTCGTACCTATCGACACTGTTCATGTAAAGGTACATGACCTTGAGGATTTAGAGCGAAATTTAAGGATTGCAAGAAATCTAGGTTACGAAGGAATGCTGGTATTGAACCCAAAGGAATTGCCCTTGGTTCATCAGTATTTTTCGCCAACGCAACAGGAAGTCGAAGAGGCGATGGAGATGATTAGTATGGCTTCAAAGGCTCAGAATGAGGGGCGCGGTGTTGCCGTAATCAATAATAAGTTTGTTGGTCCACCAATGGTTTTGGCTGCCAAAAAGCTTTGCCGAAAGAATGATTTGATAAAAAATAAAAATCAGAGCTGTCAATGA
- a CDS encoding MaoC family dehydratase, translating to MEAFKLGHYFDEFEVGDVVHHALSKTIFESDNNLFSLLTMNHHPVHTNLDYAERNQHGKLLVVGTLVFSIIVGMTVPDISGKAVANLNYEMIEHLEPVFVGDTLYAQTEILAKKESSSRNDRGTVYVETVAFNQHGKNVLKFRRNVLVKKAVL from the coding sequence ATGGAAGCATTCAAGCTGGGACATTATTTCGATGAATTTGAAGTGGGAGATGTTGTTCACCATGCGCTATCAAAAACAATTTTCGAAAGTGATAATAACTTATTTTCTCTTTTGACCATGAACCACCATCCGGTCCATACCAACCTCGATTACGCAGAGCGCAACCAACATGGTAAACTTTTGGTTGTCGGCACGCTGGTTTTCTCAATCATCGTCGGCATGACGGTTCCTGATATTAGTGGTAAAGCTGTTGCCAATCTTAATTATGAAATGATTGAACATCTTGAGCCCGTGTTTGTTGGTGACACGCTTTATGCGCAAACGGAGATACTTGCTAAAAAGGAGTCGTCCTCTCGGAATGATCGTGGGACTGTTTATGTAGAAACAGTTGCATTCAATCAACATGGCAAAAACGTTTTAAAATTCAGGCGTAACGTATTAGTGAAGAAGGCTGTTTTATGA
- a CDS encoding DegT/DnrJ/EryC1/StrS family aminotransferase, which translates to MNDKTLHVGAPNIGDRELFHKYVDEIFDRRWLTNRGRLVQDFERELADYLGVKHCITMCNGTIALEIAIRALNLRGEVIVPSMTFIATAHALQWQEIKPVFCDIDPETYCIDPIEVERHITPNTTGILAVHLYGRPCDIERLQSIADKHDLNLLFDAAHAFGCSHQGQMIGNFGDCEVFSFHATKFFNTFEGGCIATNDDALAKKIRLMQNFGFQGMDNVGYIGTNGKMTEVAAAMGLTNLKSLPDFMEINKSNYNTYKTYISRIRGLKLMEFEDSETCNWQYLVLEVKSDYPLTRDELLNKLHSSNVLARRYFWPGCHNMEPYRSYQPNAKLLLRHTEEVAARILTLPTGTAVSRDDIDRVCNILKS; encoded by the coding sequence ATGAATGATAAAACCTTACATGTGGGGGCACCTAATATTGGTGATCGAGAACTGTTTCACAAGTATGTTGACGAAATATTTGATCGGCGTTGGCTGACAAATCGTGGCCGATTAGTGCAGGATTTCGAGCGTGAACTGGCAGATTATCTCGGTGTGAAGCACTGTATTACCATGTGCAATGGGACCATTGCGCTGGAGATTGCCATCCGTGCTTTAAATTTGCGTGGGGAAGTTATCGTTCCGTCAATGACTTTTATCGCAACTGCTCATGCCCTTCAATGGCAGGAAATTAAACCGGTTTTTTGTGATATTGATCCAGAGACATATTGTATTGACCCGATAGAGGTCGAGCGTCATATTACTCCGAATACCACTGGAATTTTAGCAGTACACCTCTATGGTCGCCCCTGTGATATCGAAAGGTTACAGAGTATCGCGGATAAGCACGATCTGAATCTGCTGTTCGATGCGGCGCATGCTTTTGGTTGTTCCCATCAAGGACAGATGATCGGAAATTTTGGCGATTGCGAGGTCTTCAGTTTTCACGCGACAAAATTCTTTAACACCTTTGAGGGCGGATGTATCGCCACAAATGACGACGCGTTAGCAAAGAAAATCAGACTGATGCAGAACTTCGGTTTTCAAGGGATGGATAATGTTGGCTATATCGGTACTAATGGAAAAATGACAGAGGTTGCCGCAGCCATGGGGTTGACGAATCTCAAGTCGTTGCCAGATTTTATGGAAATCAACAAGAGCAACTATAATACTTATAAGACCTATATATCCCGAATTCGGGGTTTAAAGCTTATGGAATTTGAAGATTCTGAAACATGTAATTGGCAGTATTTAGTTCTTGAGGTGAAAAGTGACTACCCCCTTACCAGGGATGAGCTTCTGAATAAGCTCCATTCGTCGAATGTCCTCGCACGGCGGTATTTCTGGCCTGGTTGCCATAATATGGAGCCATATAGATCTTATCAACCGAATGCAAAGCTTCTTTTGCGCCATACGGAGGAAGTTGCCGCTCGCATTCTGACCTTGCCAACTGGGACGGCAGTGAGTCGTGACGATATTGATAGGGTTTGTAACATATTAAAAAGTTAG
- a CDS encoding polysaccharide ABC transporter ATP-binding protein has product MRDEVLVKVENVSKKFCRTLKRSLWYGMQDVAGEMLGRAGGHGDLRPSEFWAVNNVSFELKRGECLGLLGRNGAGKSTLLKMLNGLIKPDRGRITIHGRVGALIELGAGFSPVLTGKENIYVNGAVLGFTKEQIREKMDSIVEFSEIGDFIEMPVQNYSSGMKVRLGFAIAAQMEPDVLIIDEVLAVGDLGFVIKSLNRMAEIIPKSAVIFVSHNLPMVARSCNRALVMDNGRADGLKNVSDALGQYVRTFPVNCREEQGSGEMELVRVGLRDNVQNTHCFDDEYVHSNGSEFFLLLEFVVRDSIVNAVDLFIKIIDQQLREVVDCLSYADTAPFVPENGKLTIELKIPHLFLNGGRYTITVGSLHPENKKVFSRTTNTISFICKAPTFGWAASIIRGEWESLKG; this is encoded by the coding sequence CCCTTAAACGTTCACTCTGGTATGGAATGCAGGATGTGGCCGGAGAAATGCTGGGGCGTGCTGGGGGGCATGGAGATTTACGACCGAGCGAGTTTTGGGCCGTTAATAATGTGTCTTTCGAGCTGAAGCGTGGCGAATGTCTTGGCCTGCTTGGGCGAAATGGAGCGGGGAAGAGTACACTTCTTAAAATGCTTAATGGACTGATCAAACCTGACCGTGGACGAATTACGATACATGGTCGGGTTGGAGCATTGATAGAATTGGGAGCAGGCTTCAGTCCGGTCCTGACTGGAAAAGAGAATATTTACGTTAACGGTGCCGTGCTGGGATTCACTAAAGAACAAATCCGAGAAAAGATGGATTCCATTGTTGAATTTTCAGAAATTGGTGACTTTATCGAGATGCCGGTTCAAAATTATAGCTCTGGCATGAAGGTGCGCCTAGGGTTTGCCATTGCTGCTCAAATGGAGCCGGATGTGCTGATCATTGATGAAGTTCTAGCTGTTGGCGACTTGGGATTTGTAATCAAAAGCTTGAATCGTATGGCGGAAATTATTCCTAAGAGTGCAGTTATTTTTGTTTCACATAATTTGCCTATGGTGGCGAGATCTTGTAATAGAGCATTGGTGATGGATAATGGGAGAGCTGACGGTCTGAAAAATGTTTCTGATGCCTTGGGGCAATATGTTCGTACATTCCCCGTGAATTGTCGTGAAGAGCAAGGTAGTGGCGAAATGGAATTGGTACGCGTCGGCTTGAGAGACAATGTCCAAAATACGCATTGTTTCGATGATGAATATGTGCATTCAAACGGGAGCGAATTTTTTTTACTTCTTGAATTTGTGGTGAGGGATAGCATTGTTAATGCGGTAGATCTTTTTATTAAAATTATCGACCAACAACTTCGTGAAGTCGTGGATTGTCTTTCCTATGCAGATACTGCCCCCTTTGTGCCGGAGAACGGAAAGTTAACGATAGAACTTAAAATTCCACATTTGTTTCTCAATGGGGGAAGATATACGATAACAGTTGGTTCGTTACACCCTGAAAACAAGAAAGTCTTTTCTAGAACCACAAATACGATTTCTTTTATATGTAAGGCACCGACATTTGGCTGGGCGGCGAGTATTATTCGCGGCGAATGGGAAAGCTTAAAAGGTTGA